A window of the Henckelia pumila isolate YLH828 chromosome 3, ASM3356847v2, whole genome shotgun sequence genome harbors these coding sequences:
- the LOC140890991 gene encoding uncharacterized protein, with protein MGRDVAGLRVGSKPNAINVKPNGTIHVSPKALPESVETKDSEPEGHAAKDDLPEKVVKAETQKLSNEKSSSPIKPASGSVVNETNHTNSFEPMTPGVEGETSDSGAKCSPKCETSDSGAKCSPKCETSDSGAKCSPKCETSDSGAKCSPKCETSDSVAKCSPKSSDLVSPGTGTNSQLNSPFTPRHRQPHDKKYLDDDDNCSLASSTATSRTNKFQVTVPVGPLFVCGDRLERRKEFYSKLDEKHKALEQERVEYEARTRDEEQEAIKQLRKSMTYKANPIPNFYREGPPLKVELKKVPLTRPKSPNLTRRKSYGDEARSSSAEKGLRGQAIRHSVGIYGEGKCSPFTPKSKDGISARKSNGTSKFKDHPQQLKETAENPPLKELGSTETAC; from the exons ATGGGGAGAGATGTTGCAGGCTTACGAGTAGGCAGTAAGCCCAATGCTATCAATGTGAAACCGAATGGTACCATTCATGTTTCACCCAAAGCCTTACCAGAAAGTGTTGAAACCAAGGATAGTGAGCCAGAGGGTCATGCTGCAAAAGACGACCTTCCAGAGAAAGTTGTGAAGGCCGAGACTCAGAAATTAAGTAATGAAAAATCAAGTTCACCAATAAAACCTGCATCAGGTTCAGTTGTTAATGAGACAAACCATACAAATTCTTTTGAGCCTATGACCCCTGGTGTGGAGGGTGAAACCAGTGATTCGGGTGCAAAATGTTCTCCAAAGTGTGAAACCAGTGATTCGGGTGCAAAATGTTCTCCAAAGTGTGAAACCAGTGATTCGGGTGCAAAATGTTCTCCAAAGTGTGAAACCAGTGATTCGGGTGCAAAATGTTCTCCAAAGTGTGAAACCAGTGATTCGGTTGCAAAATGTTCGCCAAAGTCTAGCGACTTGGTATCTCCCGGAACTGGTACAAATTCACAG CTCAATTCCCCGTTTACTCCAAGGCATCGACAACCTCATGACAAAAAATACCTCGATGACGATGACAATTGCTCCTTGGCTTCCTC CACTGCAACATCCCGAACAAATAAATTCCAAGTCACGGTGCCAGTGGGCCCATTGTTTGTATGTGGGGACCGTTTAGAGAGGCGCAAGGAG TTTTACTCTAAGTTGGATGAAAAGCATAAAGCTTTGGAACAAGAGAGAGTTGAATATGAAGCTAGAACCAGG GATGAAGAACAAGAGGCTATAAAGCAGCTAAGGAAGAGCATGACATACAAGGCAAATCCAATTCCTAATTTTTATCGCGAAGGGCCTCCCCTGAAAGTTGAGCTTAAAAAG GTGCCTTTGACGCGTCCCAAGTCCCCAAATCTGACCCGTAGAAAGAGCTATGGTGATGAAGCCAGATCATCTTCAGCGGAAAAAGGACTTCGTGGACAAGCAATTCGTCACAGTGTAGGCATTTACGGAGAAGGTAAATGCTCTCCCTTTACTCCTAAAAGCAAGGATGGGATCAGTGCACGTAAATCAAATGGAACCAGCAAATTCAAGGATCACCCCCAGCAACTGAAGGAGACAGCAGAAAATCCTCCTCTCAAGGAGCTGGGAAGCACAGAAACAGCCTGTTGA